In the genome of Aspergillus luchuensis IFO 4308 DNA, chromosome 2, nearly complete sequence, one region contains:
- a CDS encoding uncharacterized protein (COG:S;~EggNog:ENOG410Q57A;~SECRETED:SignalP(1-19)) — MVLPAALTALALLLGYTSAADPPADFPGDETPYRVIPTGTVGPDNAMGTYLYGYNGCNEFFGKGAKGKIDDAYYDAWLITNTAGVASNIDWNNAAALEFLGAPGLNQGKQGQIQAVLKNVATMIYSYENPFQHYIKVRCDDPRKKCQKRPDQDRCLPKKPDPGEAPKPKPTPLAYSMNSDPDSKGVPMINFCEGFFNRHSLADAITYGKALASPNNLKLAMFDNRAQTFLHEMLHLDLAADSSADDTPNPRVDDLTIDFKTGKKDRFD, encoded by the exons ATGGTTCTCCCTGCGGCTCTGACCGCGTTAGCCCTACTTCTGGGCTACACTTCAGCCGCGGATCCGCCGGCGGATTTCCCAGGCGACGAGACCCCGTACCGCGTGATTCCCACCGGCACCGTGGGACCAGACAACGCCATGGGGACGTACCTCTATGGGTACAATGGCTGCAATGAGTTCTTTGGAAAAGGAGCCAAGGGCAAGATTGACGATGCCTATTATGACGCGTGGCTAATCACGAA CACTGCAGGCGTGGCGTCCAATATTGATTGGAACAACGCAGCTGCACTGGAGTTCCTGGGTGCCCCGGGCCTGAACCAGGGCAAACAAGGCCAGATCCAGGCGGTGCTGAAAAACGTCGCAACGATGATCTACAGCTACGAAAACCCCTTCCAGCATTACATCAAGGTCCGGTGCGACgatccgaggaagaagtgcCAGAAGAGGCCGGATCAGGATCGGTGTTTGCCCAA AAAACCAGACCCGGGCGAGGCGcccaagcccaagcccaCGCCGCTTGCATATTCGATGAACTCGGACCCGGATAGCAAGGGCGTCCCGATGATCAATTTCTGCGAGGGGTTTTTCAACCGCCACAGTCTCGCGGACGCAATCACCTACGGCAAGGCCCTCGCCAGCCCAAATAACCTGAAACTCGCCATGTTCGATAACAGAGCGCAGACATTCCTG CACGAGATGCTCCATCTCGATCTAGCCGCGGACTCCTCCGCGGACGATACGCCCAATCCGCGCGTCGACGATCTCACGATCGACTTCAAAACGGGGAAAAAAGACCGGTTTGACTAG
- a CDS encoding putative spherulin 4 family protein (COG:S;~EggNog:ENOG410PZ4W): MTTKAYGTLATKILARYQGTGPGGGSTGYHVQRNADNLAYYALAKYVMTKNGNIYPHLPVVTYKLSGPPYPGTLAMFEEEDGNFYMNTTVDNLSAWETTPGDNYPGCSDNENPSAGSSILTIDRFTPDFAYPNDYISQKKKWIEDIRGSDAGENDGGSGGDQGQQITIASYINPLRDPTAWSWLLAYDTGKVNMLVANVLNGPDYMVNKD, from the coding sequence ATGACGACCAAGGCCTACGGAACCCTGGCGACAAAAATCCTGGCTCGGTACCAGGGGACCGGGCCCGGAGGGGGCTCGACGGGCTACCATGTTCAGCGCAACGCCGACAACCTGGCGTACTATGCCCTGGCCAAGTACGTCATGACGAAGAACGGGAACATATACCCGCACCTGCCCGTGGTCACGTACAAACTCTCCGGGCCCCCGTACCCGGGAACCCTCGCTAtgttcgaggaggaggacggcAATTTTTACATGAACACTACCGTCGACAATCTGTCGGCCTGGGAGACAACGCCCGGTGACAACTACCCCGGCTGTTCGGATAATGAAAACCCAAGTGCGGGCTCTTCGATCCTCACCATTGACAGATTCACTCCGGACTTCGCGTACCCAAACGACTATATCAgccaaaagaagaagtggatcgAAGACATTCGCGGGTCTGATGCGGGTGAAAATGATGGCGGGTCAGGAGGCGACCAGGGGCAGCAGATCACCATTGCCTCGTATATCAACCCCCTCAGAGACCCGACCGCGTGGTCATGGCTCCTCGCGTATGACACAGGCAAGGTCAACATGTTGGTTGCGAATGTCCTGAACGGGCCGGATTATATGGTTAACAAAGATTAG
- a CDS encoding uncharacterized protein (COG:S;~EggNog:ENOG410PZ4W): MYTADILIPYAFVRLFIGKDQPEIGNAHGWPIQVSPTVTGWAQHEIVNYLVEGNDFYSGLYKYAGTWYETSLVNAEWMWSSIGEAKQTQDGYTYTWVVPLGGTDAVAKEYVVQGQGYAPISNVFKGSLRQIGSPF; the protein is encoded by the coding sequence ATGTATACAGCAGACATACTCATCCCCTACGCTTTTGTGCGCCTCTTCATCGGTAAAGACCAGCCGGAGATCGGAAATGCGCACGGGTGGCCGATCCAGGTGTCCCCGACCGTGACCGGGTGGGCGCAGCACGAGATCGTCAACTACCTCGTTGAGGGCAATGACTTTTACTCGGGGCTCTACAAATATGCGGGCACTTGGTATGAGACGAGCTTAGTGAATGCGGAGTGGATGTGGTCGTCTATTGGTGAGGCCAAGCAGACTCAGGACGGGTATACGTATACCTGGGTGGTTCCGCTTGGGGGCACGGATGCTGTTGCCAAGGAGTATGTCGTGCAGGGGCAAGGGTATGCTCCGATTAGTAATGTTTTCAAGGGGAGCCTGAGGCAGATAGGGTCACCTTtttga
- the SNZ1_1 gene encoding pyridoxal 5'-phosphate synthase subunit PdxS (BUSCO:EOG09263MIB;~COG:H;~EggNog:ENOG410PI0Y;~InterPro:IPR011060,IPR013785,IPR001852,IPR033755;~PFAM:PF01680;~go_function: GO:0003824 - catalytic activity [Evidence IEA];~go_process: GO:0042819 - vitamin B6 biosynthetic process [Evidence IEA];~go_process: GO:0042823 - pyridoxal phosphate biosynthetic process [Evidence IEA]) has product MASQQNGSAHGNPTNDFTVKAGLAQMLKGGVIMDVVNAEQARIAEEAGAAAVMALERVPADIRAQGGVARMSDPSMIKEIMEAVTIPVMAKARIGHFVECQILEAIGIDYIDESEVLTPADDVYHVIKHGFKAPFVCGCRNLGEALRRISEGAAMIRTKGEAGTGDVVEAVKHMRSVNSQVARARAILTSSADPELELRAYARELEVPYELLYETAEKGRLPVVNFAAGGVATPADAALMMNLGCDGVFVGSGIFKSGDAKKRAKAIVQAVTHYKDPNVLAEVSEGLGEAMVGINVSQMAQSDRLAKRGW; this is encoded by the exons ATGGCCTCTCAGCAAAACGGTTCTGCCCACGGGAACCCCACTAATGATTTCACCGTCAAGGCCGGTCTGGCTCAGATGTTGAAGGGTGGTGTGATCATGGACGTGGTCAACGCTGAGCag GCCCGCATCGCCGAAGAAGCTGGGGCCGCCGCCGTGATGGCCCTGGAGCGGGTCCCCGCCGATATCAGAGCTCAAGGTGGCGTCGCTCGCATGTCCGACCCGAGTATGATCAAGGAGATCATGGAGGCCGTCACCATCCCTGTCATGGCTAAGGCTCGCATTGGTCACTTTGTGGAGTGCCAG ATCCTCGAGGCCATTGGTATTGACTACATCGACGAATCTGAAGTCCTCACCCCCGCTGATGATGTCTACCACGTCATCAAGCACGGATTCAAGGCCCCCTTCGTCTGCGGCTGCCGCAACCTCGGTGAGGCTCTCCGTCGTATCTCGGAAGGTGCTGCCATGATCCGCACAAAGGGTGAGGCCGGCACCGGGGATGTCGTCGAGGCTGTCAAGCATATGCGTAGCGTCAACTCCCAGGTGGCCCGCGCCCGCGccatcctcacctcctccgcagACCCGGAGCTCGAGCTCCGCGCCTACGCTCGCGAGCTCGAGGTACCCTATGAGCTCCTCTACGAGACCGCAGAGAAGGGCCGTCTCCCTGTGGTGAATTTCGCCGCCGGGGGTGTTGCAACCCCCGCCGATGCCGCGCTGATGATGAATCTGGGCTGTGACGGCGTTTTCGTCGGCTCCGGGATCTTCAAATCTGGCGACGCGAAAAAGCGTGCCAAGGCCATCGTGCAGGCCGTCACCCACTACAAGGACCCCAACGTCCTGGCGGAGGTCAGCGAGGGTTTAGGTGAGGCCATGGTCGGGATCAATGTATCGCAGATGGCCCAGTCGGACAGGCTGGCCAAGCGTGGGTGGTAG
- a CDS encoding uncharacterized protein (COG:E;~EggNog:ENOG410PHWC;~InterPro:IPR004839,IPR015424,IPR015421,IPR015422;~PFAM:PF00155;~go_function: GO:0003824 - catalytic activity [Evidence IEA];~go_function: GO:0030170 - pyridoxal phosphate binding [Evidence IEA];~go_process: GO:0009058 - biosynthetic process [Evidence IEA]) — MRGSDRLRENIALLYNNPNVTKNSILTTNGGIVANQIVLQSLLSRDDHIIVMYPTYEQLYQTPRMLGAEVTLWKLDPSRGWGLDLAFLRSSIKKNTKMIVLNSPNNPTGAYLSLAMQHDIVRVAEEHDLIIFCDEVFYPLFRLEDADCPRSFLDLGYGKTVVIGSLSKAYSLAGTRTGWIASANKEILERNAAMRHYTTISVSQLDEAIAAEALADRCRLPLLLRSSTLTGTNIRALEKFVDEHAECSWTKPLSGTTVMLKFARDGKPVNDREFCLRLLKKHGVLLCPASICFGDGDSGDFRGYVRVGAAIDTAEMEGALQEMRKFMSEDFNAIPLAY, encoded by the coding sequence ATGAGAGGGTCCGATCGCCTGCGAGAAAATATTGCATTGTTGTATAACAACCCCAATGTGACAAAAAATAGCATCCTGACGACAAATGGAGGCATTGTCGCGAATCAAATCGTTCTTCAGTCGCTTTTGTCCCGCGACGACCACATTATTGTCATGTATCCAACTTATGAGCAACTTTATCAGACTCCTCGAATGCTCGGAGCAGAAGTGACTCTTTGGAAGCTTGACCCTTCACGGGGTTGGGGGTTAGATTTGGCCTTTCTCCGATCATCAATAAAGAAGAACACCAAGATGATCGTCTTGAACAGCCCGAATAATCCGACCGGAGCCTATTTGTCACTTGCAATGCAACATGATATTGTTCGCGTTGCTGAGGAACATGATCTCATCATATTCTGCGATGAGGTGTTCTATCCACTTTTCCGTCTTGAGGATGCCGATTGTCCCCGATCTTTTCTTGATCTTGGATATGGAAAGACAGTCGTTATCGGCTCTCTTAGCAAGGCCTATAGTCTTGCGGGAACCAGGACGGGGTGGATTGCATCGGCAAATAAAGAGATCCTCGAAAGGAATGCGGCCATGCGTCACTACACCACAATCAGTGTTTCCCAACTTGATGAGGCAATCGCAGCAGAGGCGCTCGCAGACCGATGCCGTCTACCTCTGCTCCTCCGCTCAAGCACCCTGACAGGGACGAATATCCGAGCGCTGGAAAAATTTGTTGACGAGCACGCAGAATGCTCGTGGACAAAGCCGTTATCAGGAACCACTGTCATGCTTAAATTTGCACGGGATGGGAAACCTGTCAATGACAGAGAGTTCTGCCTCCGGTTACTAAAGAAGCATGGTGTTCTTCTTTGTCCTGCTAGTATATGTTTCGGCGATGGGGACAGTGGTGACTTCCGGGGATATGTTCGTGTGGGTGCTGCCATTGACACTGCAGAAATGGAGGGTGCCTTGCAGGAAATGAGGAAGTTCATGAGCGAAGATTTTAACGCCATTCCACTGGCGTATTGA
- the LAC9_1 gene encoding fungal specific transcription factor domain-containing protein (COG:K;~EggNog:ENOG410PIUD;~InterPro:IPR007219;~PFAM:PF04082,PF00172;~TransMembrane:2 (o240-258i279-298o);~go_function: GO:0003677 - DNA binding [Evidence IEA];~go_function: GO:0008270 - zinc ion binding [Evidence IEA];~go_process: GO:0006351 - transcription, DNA-templated [Evidence IEA]) — protein sequence MQPSCSACRRSRKLCDYQTTSRTPLTRRYVSRIENELAEARALLQARDRRQHFSDPSSMCGNDNSHIESEPHSHSRQLSSRITSLPNHHTVLPAEASAYLEDSELNVSRQSSKQGNTTRCALLPPELGPQLATCEWDERRGVENSAAFNRQSVDESARGGYFGIASTKAFLRISGIQDAIYPQPVFAQTPIKNPCQMQVSLLGEHIDAYFARCHPIYPFIHESTFRAQVVELVDRPSDDLWQMLLYAVAALGAFSISTERDDIDMALFEVAKKRFSDEMMEVGNVALVQALMLMSIYLRKRYRLNSGYNYLGLANRVAMGIGLYKEFHSSMSAPFFRETRRRLWWCLYTLNLEDSIAYSRPQGLPQSEIETEYPLNIHDLDLNPNTSSVTAEANDTTLYSILKFGAPFYFAVGKLYPRIISGPYPYAKELLNFDDSIIRHWESSLPSFFRTNTTQPSKYSFCHALLHWRCLNFRLLTFRPFVVWLYIMRYRNNPPKEPSNPTSVNTAINRCLKAAEESINTISEFWFSHDQNAITGWYVLDYIFTAALIPLMCLRYDSSSTQAASWQFQARTAVSVIESIIPFNKSASHCVNILESLYKNCNCPEKDQNHSASDSAIYLENSLPVQTPGLESIFLVTPEIFQDYHVWEQFNAPAEHNE from the exons ATGCAACCGAGTTGCTCAGCATGCCGACGTTCCCGCAAATTATGCGACTACCAAACGACAAGCAGAACGCCATTGACAAGGAG ATACGTAAGCCGAATCGAGAACGAGCTTGCTGAAGCAAGAGCCCTCCTTCAAGCACGGGATCGTCGCCAGCATTTTAGTGACCCAAGTTCCATGTGCGGCAACGATAACAGCCATATTGAAAGCGAGCCACACTCGCACTCACGGCAGCTGAGTTCCCGTATTACCTCCCTGCCAAACCACCATACAGTATTGCCAGCTGAAGCCAGTGCATACCTTGAAGACTCCGAGTTGAATGTTTCTAGACAGTCTTCAAAACAAGGGAATACGACACGATGCGCTCTTCTCCCGCCAGAGCTTGGGCCTCAATTGGCCACCTGTGAATGGGATGAACGTCGAGGCGTTGAAAATAGCGCAGCCTTCAACCGCCAATCTGTAGATGAATCCGCCAGAGGAGGATATTTTG GCATCGCGTCAACAAAGGCTTTTCTCCGCATCAGTGGCATACAAGATGCTATTTACCCACAGCCGGTCTTTGCCCAAACACCAATCAAAAACCCATGCCAAATGCAAGTATCCCTTCTGGGAGAACACATAGATGCCTATTTCGCGCGATGCCACCCTATATACCCATTCATACACGAATCAACGTTCCGGGCTCAGGTGGTGGAGCTGGTTGATCGGCCATCCGACGATCTTTGGCAGATGCTTCTTTATGCAGTCGCCGCTCTAGGAGCATTTTCAATTTCGACAGAGCGAGATGACATCGACATGGCCCTTTTCGAGGTTGCAAAGAAACGATTCTCCGATGAAATGATGGAGGTGGGCAATGTTGCCCTCGTCCAGGCACTAATGCTGATGTCGATTTATTTGCGCAAACGATATAGGCTTAATTCCGGCTACAACTACCTCGGGCTTGCTAACCGGGTTGCAATGGGGATCGGGTTGTACAAGGAATTTCATTCTTCGATGAGCGCCCCTTTCTTCCGGGAGACACGGCGGCGCCTGTGGTGGTGCTTGTACACTCTGAACCTCGAAGATTCCATAGCATATTCCAGGCCTCAAGGTCTTCCACAAAGCGAAATCGAAACCGAATATCCTCTTAATATACATGACCTG GATCTGAACCCAAACACCAGTTCTGTGACGGCTGAAGCAAACGATACGACCTTATACTCAATTTTAAAATTCGGGGCACCATTTTACTTTGCTGTCGGCAAACTCTATCCGCGAATCATCTCTGGGCCTTACCCTTACGCAAAAGAATTGCTCAACTTTGATGACTCCATCATTCGCCACTGGGAATCATCActtccatctttctttcgCACAAACACCACACAGCCCTCCAAGTACTCTTTCTGCCATGCGCTCCTTCATTGGCGTTGCCTCAACTTTCGGCTGTTGACATTCCGACCATTCGTTGTCTGGCTCTACATCATGCGATATCGTAATAATCCGCCAAAAGAACCGAGTAATCCAACCAGCGTCAACACTGCTATCAATCGTTGTTTGAAAGCAGCGGAAGAATCCATCAACACGATCTCAGAATTCTGGTTTTCTCATGATCAAAATGCCATCACGGGCTGGTATGTTTTAGACTATATTTTCACGGCCGCCTTGATACCGCTCATGTGTCTTCGTTATGATTCATCTTCGACACAGGCCGCTTCGTGGCAATTTCAGGCTCGAACAGCTGTGAGCGTCATTGAGTCAATAATCCCGTTCAACAAATCTGCATCTCATTGTGTCAATATCCTAGAATCTCTTTATAAAAACTGCAATTGTCCGGAGAAGGACCAGAATCATTCCGCTTCAGATTCAGCGATATACTTGGAAAATTCGCTTCCGGTTCAGACGCCCGGGCTTGAAAGTATCTTCCTGGTAACACCTGAGATATT CCAGGATTATCATGTATGGGAGCAATTCAACGCACCTGCTGAACACAATGAATAG
- a CDS encoding PhzF family phenazine biosynthesis protein (COG:S;~EggNog:ENOG410PPJK;~InterPro:IPR003719;~PFAM:PF02567;~go_function: GO:0003824 - catalytic activity [Evidence IEA];~go_process: GO:0009058 - biosynthetic process [Evidence IEA]), which produces MFLDYVVVDVFTNTRFLGNPLAIVLVPAKHRKTLTQITKQKIAVEFNLSETIFLHEPSEDNSEAIESLAIDTFTPKCEIPFAGHPTIGAAAYIFRHYKRGSATLKNLVTKAGSIPVSQDVVSGILSASIPFECHLHRTPVKSNLVADGAAPIISLVKGLSFVLAELADIDSLASVTTGLLEDCVNIEALDDGWNCGLTGTKYFVDLGNDENGCKQLRTRMFVTWEDPGTGSASSALACFLALREDKEQGIGPFHYHVIQGVEMGRRNDIFVSVTRSEDGERVTEILLRGDSVLVSEGRISADSPSEQ; this is translated from the coding sequence ATGTTTCTCGATTACGTTGTAGTCGACGTCTTCACTAATACTCGATTCCTGGGTAACCCACTGGCCATTGTCCTCGTCCCAGCGAAGCACCGAAAGACTCTCACCCAAATCACCAAGCAAAAAATTGCTGTCGAATTCAATCTCTCTGAGACGATCTTTCTCCACGAACCGTCAGAAGATAACTCTGAAGCGATCGAGTCTCTCGCTATTGATACGTTCACGCCGAAATGCGAAATTCCGTTCGCCGGCCACCCGACGATCGGGGCAGCGGCGTATATTTTCCGACATTATAAAAGGGGCTCTGCAACTCTGAAGAATTTGGTGACAAAGGCAGGTTCTATCCCTGTTTCGCAAGACGTGGTATCCGGTATCTTGAGCGCTTCGATTCCCTTTGAGTGTCACTTGCACCGGACACCCGTTAAATCCAACCTCGTGGCAGATGGGGCAGCTCCAATCATATCTCTTGTGAAGGGATTGTCGTTTGTTCTGGCTGAGCTTGCGGACATCGATTCCTTGGCGAGCGTCACTACAGGGCTGCTGGAGGATTGCGTGAATATCGAAGCTCTGGACGACGGTTGGAACTGCGGTCTGACGGGAACAAAATACTTTGTTGATCTTGGAAACGACGAGAATGGATGTAAACAGCTTCGGACGAGAATGTTCGTCACGTGGGAGGATCCAGGAACTGGCAGCGCTTCTAGTGCACTCGCTTGCTTTCTAGCGCTTAGAGAAGACAAGGAGCAGGGAATAGGGCCCTTCCATTATCATGTTATACAAGGAGTTgagatggggagaaggaatgATATCTTTGTGAGTGTTACCCggagtgaggatggagaacGCGTCACAGAGATTTTGCTCCGCGGTGACTCGGTTCTGGTTAGTGAGGGGCGGATATCAGCGGATTCCCCGTCCGAACAGTGA
- a CDS encoding putative MFS multidrug transporter (COG:G;~EggNog:ENOG410PVUG;~InterPro:IPR020846,IPR011701,IPR036259;~PFAM:PF07690,PF06609;~TransMembrane:14 (i21-46o58-77i89-107o113-135i147-168o174-195i215-235o247-265i286-305o325-347i354-372o378-398i410-431o493-512i);~go_function: GO:0022857 - transmembrane transporter activity [Evidence IEA];~go_process: GO:0055085 - transmembrane transport [Evidence IEA]): protein MESQVSSDSHRGEKGRKGWRFWTIFIALSITSILSALDASVISTAMPTIVHDLDSSSAYVWIANAYFLTSTAFQPLYGQSANIFGRRSLIILSVVLFAIGSAVSGSARSTNVLIVGRTVQGVGGGGINVLVDIIVSDLVPLRERPKYMGIIFSVFAVALSLGPVIGGIMTQRVAWRWIFYINLPISGAALVLLVLSLRTEYKKDSIRDMLKRVDFAGNALLVASVLAVLLALTWGGTEHPWSSWRTILPLVLGILGLAGFMVFQASGKGVEEPTMPIRLFTNRTSLATFGLTFLHAILTYWMTYFLPVYFQAVLEASPTASGVDFLPSAVAAIPFAILAGAGLSILGRYRPFQFIGVILLTVSFGLLTRLNAMTSTGYWVGVQILAAAGSGVLLTTTLPAIQAPLPEADVAVATATWAFLRSFGGVWGVAIPSAVFNSRVNALVDRVKSSVLREELRNGGAYALASKTFMQSLDSTPGVKAQVLGVYVDSLRLVWQVGIAFGLLAFVVAFIVKEVPMREQLETKFGLTGREDDDRNSEAPIESAEKHV, encoded by the exons ATGGAGTCTCAAGTATCATCTGATTCACACCGAGgcgagaagggaaggaaaggctGGCGCTTCTGG ACCATCTTCATCGCACTATCCATAACTTCCATTCTCTCCGCCCTCGATGCCTCGGTCATTTCCACCGCCATGCCTACCATCGTGCACGACCTCGACTCCAGCTCCGCTTACGTATGGATCGCAAACGCGTACTTCCTCACTAGCACTGCGTTTCAGCCTCTCTATGGCCAGTCGGCTAATATATTcggccgaagaagcctgaTAATTCTCTCTGTTGTTCTCTTCGCCATTGGTTCTGCTGTCTCTGGCTCTGCCAGATCTACAAACGTCCTGATCGTGGGACGTACGGTCCAGGGCGTAGGAGGCGGGGGTATCAACGTGCTCGTTGATATTATCGTGTCGGATCTGGTTCCGCTGCGTGAGCGGCCAAAGTATATGGGGATCATATTCAGTGTGTTTGCGGTGGCCTTGAGTCTTGGTCCTGTGATCGGTGGGATCATGACGCAGCGGGTGGCCTGGCGGtggatattttatataaatttgcCGATCTCGGGAGCTGCGCTGGTGCTTCTGGTGTTGTCCTTGAGGACGGAGTATAAGAAGGATTCGATACGGGATATGTTGAAGCGGGTGGATTTTGCAGGGAATGCACTTCTCGTTGCCTCGGTGCTTGCGGTCTTGTTGGCTTTGACGTGGGGTGGAACAGAGCATCCCTGGTCGTCGTGGAGGACAATTCTGCCGCTTGTGTTGGGGATTCTGGGTCTCGCTGGGTTTATGGTCTTTCAGGCCTCAGGGAAGGGCGTTGAGGAACCAACCATGCCGATTCGGTTGTTTACGAATCGGACGTCGCTGGCAACGTTCGGGCTGACGTTTTTGCATGCCATCCTCACGTACTGGATGACGTACTTTCTTCCGGTGTATTTTCAGGCGGTTTTGGAGGCGTCACCTACGGCGTCTGGGGTGGATTTCCTTCCTAGTGCTGTTGCGGCGATCCCGTTTGCGATTCTTGCCGGGGCGGGGCTGTCTATATTGGGCCGGTATCGCCCGTTTCAATTTATTGGGGTAATCTTGCTGACTGTTTCTTTTGGGTTGTTGACAAGGCTGAACGCGATGACTTCGACGGGGTATTGGGTTGGGGTACAGATTCTCGCGGCAGCTGGGAGCGGAGTGCTTCTTACAACCACGTTGCCGGCCATTCAGGCCCCGTTGCCTGAGGCGGATGTAGCTGTTGCAACAGCTACATGGGCGTTTTTGCGCAGTTTTGGGGGAGTTTGGGGTGTGGCGATACCGTCGGCTGTATTCAATTCCAGAGTGAATGCTTTGGTGGATCGCGTGAAGAGTTCTGTACTGCGGGAGGAGTTGAGAAATGGTGGGGCATATGCACTGGCGTCGAAGACATTCATGCAGTCTTTGGATTCAACGCCTGGTGTTAAGGCGCAGGTCTTGGGGGTTTATGTTGACAGTTTGAGGTTGGTGTGGCAGGTAGGAATCGCGTTCGGCTTATTGGCGTTTGTGGTAGCTTTCATTGTCAAGGAGGTGCCCATGCGGGAACAGCTTGAGACAAAGTTTGGCTTGACTGGTAGGGAGGATGACGATCGCAACAGTGAGGCACCTATTGAGAGCGCTGAGAAGCATGTATGA